From Pseudomonas hefeiensis, one genomic window encodes:
- a CDS encoding YhbY family RNA-binding protein, producing the protein MPLTQEQKKQYKSIGHHLKPVLTVADNGLTEGVLAELERALGDHELIKIKLNILDREARLAAVAELCKTGKADLVQVIGKMALIYRKNFSVNKQLSNVHRFK; encoded by the coding sequence ATGCCGCTCACTCAAGAGCAGAAGAAACAATACAAATCCATTGGCCACCATCTGAAACCGGTTTTGACTGTGGCTGACAACGGTTTGACTGAAGGTGTTCTAGCTGAACTGGAACGCGCCTTGGGCGATCATGAGCTTATCAAGATCAAGCTCAATATTCTCGATCGCGAAGCCCGCCTGGCTGCCGTTGCCGAACTGTGCAAGACCGGCAAGGCAGACCTGGTGCAGGTCATCGGCAAGATGGCACTGATTTATCGCAAGAATTTCAGCGTCAACAAACAACTGTCGAACGTTCACCGCTTCAAGTAA
- the rlmE gene encoding 23S rRNA (uridine(2552)-2'-O)-methyltransferase RlmE encodes MARSKTSQNWLREHFNDPYVKMAQKDGYRSRASYKLLEIQEKDRLIRPGMTVIDLGAAPGGWSQVTSRLIGGQGRLIASDILEMDSIPDVTFIQGDFTEDAVLAQILEAVGNTQVDLVISDMAPNMSGLAAVDMPRAMFLSELALDLAGRVLRPGGDFLIKVFQGEGFDEYHKGMRKLFDKVQMRKPLSSRDRSREQYLLARGFRGIEGAASDERL; translated from the coding sequence GTGGCCCGTTCCAAGACTAGCCAGAACTGGCTCAGAGAGCATTTCAACGATCCGTACGTCAAAATGGCGCAAAAAGACGGCTATCGTTCTCGTGCCAGCTATAAATTGCTCGAAATTCAGGAAAAGGATCGTCTGATCCGCCCTGGCATGACCGTGATCGACCTCGGTGCCGCGCCAGGGGGGTGGTCTCAGGTGACCAGTCGTCTGATCGGCGGTCAGGGACGATTGATTGCTTCCGATATTCTGGAAATGGACAGCATCCCCGACGTGACCTTCATCCAGGGCGATTTCACGGAAGATGCCGTGCTGGCGCAGATTCTCGAGGCGGTCGGAAATACGCAGGTTGACCTTGTGATTTCCGATATGGCCCCCAATATGAGTGGATTGGCAGCTGTCGACATGCCTCGGGCAATGTTCCTCAGCGAGCTGGCCCTGGATCTTGCCGGGCGGGTGTTGCGCCCGGGTGGTGATTTTTTGATCAAGGTCTTCCAGGGTGAAGGTTTTGATGAATACCACAAGGGGATGCGCAAGCTGTTCGACAAGGTGCAGATGCGCAAGCCATTGTCGTCGCGCGATCGCTCTCGTGAGCAGTATCTGCTGGCGCGGGGCTTTCGCGGAATCGAAGGCGCAGCCAGTGATGAGCGTCTTTGA